The nucleotide sequence GTTTGGTTAAATGTGACTTCCTCAAGGAAGCCTTCCATGACTACTGGGATCTCGGCAGTCCTCTAGAGCTTGGTGTCACAGAACTTACAGCAGCTGGAAAGGACAGGCTGGTGTCTCTAGCACCTGTTTCCACGATAGAATGTCACCTGCATGACAGCAGGGGTTGGGTCTGCCTTATTCCCTTCACCATCTCCAGGGTAGCACCAGAAGGCATTCATTCGATACTGGTTGAATGAATAACCATCCAGAGGCTGATGAGAGAgccacagagagaaacagaaaccagGAGAACCAGCTATGGAAGAGGAGAAGCCCAGAGTGTTCTTGCTTAAGTGTCCCTTTATACTTTTCTATGAGTCCTTTCTTTTCTATACTTTGAGGCAAATGACAAGTAAAAGGGGGACTTTTTGAACAGAGGGAGAAAAGGCACTTACCAACTTCCCATGTGATGTCTTGCATTTCTTGTCTGTGCTTTAGATACATGGGCCACACATGGCCATCAAAGTATCCCGGAGAGTCTGGAGGCTCATAGACCCTTGTACTATCAAAACACGTAGGAAACTTTATGTTGACAGAAACACACAATTGATAAAGTAAAATATGAATGGTCAGGATAATGGAGAAATCACTCAGAGGCTGAATCTAAACAGTGTGCTACACGTTTTAACTCAGTGGCAGTTAGAAAGACAGTAGTAATGTGGATTTAGTTCTCTGAtcctaaaattaattttgtaatcCACTGACTATCATTCTTAATTATCCTTTTTCCTTCTAGTGCTTTATAAGAGAATTAAGAGACAAATAGTGTAAATAATGATGGAGAGACCACTATGTTGGATTAAGCTTTGAACTAATTGGTGTTCTCTGTAGCTGTGGCAGAACAGGCTCACTCACATTAAAATCATAATCATCATGGGCTTGTTTTGTTTGAGGATTTAGGAGAAATGAGCCAAAAGCTTGATATAAGGCCCTTTTCTTAGAAAGTAATTTGCATTACTCTGTGTGGATGACCATTTATGGAAAAAGGTTTTGCTCCTTTTATAAAGAAGAGTTAAGCCTTCCTGTGTCTGAAAAATGACATTGCTCAATAATGTTGCTGTcctcatttttcttctaaattttttgttttgaattacaACTCACAAAGATGATTTCACAACTTACCTCCTCCTCCTTTTACATTCTTCATATGGAATAGTCAGGAAATAGCTTCTATTCCATATAGTGTCAAGGGGCCTAAAATAACAGCATACTTAGTTCACAAGGGTTTTTCTTCCCCCCATTCACTCAGAGCCAATATTAGAGTGGAGATGCTTacttataattaaaaagaagaaaaccttcGATGATTAAAATGGGAATTTCCTCAGCACTTTCCCGGTCTGTTGATACCACAGAGCGTCTTGCACTTTCCATCCAGCAGGAAATGGTTGACATCATTTTTTCCATGTTAAGAGCTTCAAGCActtcaaacaaacacacaaaaatatgcaATCAATATAGCAAAACATTTTGTGATGTGACTTTTTGTGATGCATATATCCAGGATTCTGTAAACATATAGACCAGCATTTTATTTCCCTTCAAAACTcctaataacaaatattttagatgACACTTTGAAACTCTAATACTGATAAACCAGAGTGAAAcgtttttattatggaaaatttcaaacatacaaaaaagtaaAGTACAGTGAACTCCTGCGTCCCTAATACCAGCTCTGACAATCAGAAACCCATGGCTAACCTTGCTTTACTTATAACTTTGATTCTCTCCTGActacacaaaaatgtaaaatttttagaAGATGAAATATCTACAGATAAGTTCGAAAGATACATGACTCATGGGGGGAAATATCTGTAATGTCCTTGGCAAAGAGTTAAGATATTTAATCAGCAAAGAGCTCTTCTAGATAAATAACTAAAAGTCAGACTATTTGTAAAGAACACAAATGTGTCACTGTCACACTCTAAAATGTACATGCTTCTCGAGCTAATCGTGATTTTAGAGAAGTAGCCTATAGCTTTTAAAATATGGTACTTAAACCAGTAGtattagcatcacctgggaacttgtcagAAAGGCAAATTCTCAGCTCCACTCCAGAACTACTTAATTGAGCCAACAGCACTTAAGAGTGTTTTTTAGCGGAAGGTTTTTCAATGAtggattaatttatttaacagacATAGGActattaaggttttttttttttctttgttctggtGTTAGTTTTGG is from Macaca mulatta isolate MMU2019108-1 chromosome 15, T2T-MMU8v2.0, whole genome shotgun sequence and encodes:
- the NMRK1 gene encoding nicotinamide riboside kinase 1 isoform X1, whose translation is MKTFIVGISGVTNGGKTTLAKNLQKHLPNCSVISQDDFFKPESEIETDKNGFLQYDVLEALNMEKMMSTISCWMESARRSVVSTDRESAEEIPILIIEGFLLFNYKPLDTIWNRSYFLTIPYEECKRRRSTRVYEPPDSPGYFDGHVWPMYLKHRQEMQDITWEVVYLDGTKSEEDLFLQVYEDLIQELAKQKCLQVTA